One region of Fusobacterium periodonticum 1_1_41FAA genomic DNA includes:
- a CDS encoding branched-chain amino acid transaminase, whose translation MINTEKIWMNGKLVGHDDANIHILSHVVHYGSSVFEGIRIYKTENGPAIFRLREHVKRLFDSAKIYRMEIPYTIEEIEQAIIETVKANKLEQGYIRPIAYRGYFELGVTPSRCPVEVAIAAWAWGAYLGEEALNKGIRVQVSSWRRPALNTLPSLAKAGGNYLSSQLIRLEALNNGYEEGIALDYLGNVSEGSGENLFVVLNGKIITPTLASSALGGITKDTVIQLAKKLGYEVVEQAIPRELLYICDELFLTGTAAEVTPVYSVDDIVVGNGDKTITKALQKEFFDLAHGRHELSEKFLAYVK comes from the coding sequence ATGATAAACACAGAAAAAATTTGGATGAATGGAAAATTAGTAGGACATGATGATGCTAATATACATATTTTATCTCATGTAGTTCACTATGGAAGCTCAGTATTTGAAGGAATAAGAATCTATAAGACAGAAAATGGACCAGCAATTTTTAGATTAAGAGAACATGTTAAAAGACTTTTTGACTCTGCAAAAATATATAGAATGGAAATTCCTTATACAATAGAAGAAATTGAACAAGCTATAATTGAAACTGTAAAAGCTAATAAATTAGAACAAGGATATATCCGTCCAATAGCTTATCGTGGTTATTTTGAATTAGGTGTTACTCCATCAAGATGTCCAGTAGAGGTTGCAATAGCTGCTTGGGCTTGGGGAGCATATCTAGGAGAAGAAGCTCTTAACAAAGGAATAAGAGTACAAGTTTCTAGCTGGAGAAGACCTGCTCTTAACACTTTACCTTCTCTTGCAAAAGCTGGAGGAAACTATTTAAGTTCTCAACTTATTAGATTAGAAGCACTTAATAATGGATATGAAGAAGGAATAGCTCTTGATTATTTAGGAAATGTAAGTGAAGGTAGTGGAGAAAACCTATTTGTTGTTTTAAATGGTAAAATAATAACTCCAACTTTAGCTTCTTCTGCACTTGGAGGAATAACAAAAGATACAGTTATTCAATTAGCAAAAAAATTAGGTTATGAAGTTGTAGAACAAGCTATACCAAGAGAACTTTTATATATCTGTGATGAGTTATTCTTAACAGGTACAGCTGCTGAAGTTACTCCTGTTTACTCTGTTGATGATATAGTAGTTGGAAATGGAGATAAAACTATAACTAAGGCTTTACAAAAAGAATTCTTCGACCTTGCTCATGGAAGACATGAACTATCTGAAAAATTCTTAGCATATGTAAAATAA
- a CDS encoding DUF368 domain-containing protein: MILLFFKSIIIGVANIIPGVSGGTLAVMLNVYDPITEKIGNFFLVDRKTKFSYFWYLLIVLVGAATGIFLFANIIKYSITNYPKITVSVFTLLILPSIPYIVKGLDYKKKKNILAFCCGAALMIIFILLGLKYGDKTTGAVTIQIAKGVCFTRAYRLKLFICGIIAAGAMIIPGISGSLLLMMLGEYYNVVYLISSLASSLKEKSFSILLPLITLAVGVGIGLVAFSKAINYLLKNHKEFTLFFIEGIITFSIVQMWLSI, from the coding sequence ATGATATTACTTTTTTTTAAATCAATAATTATTGGTGTTGCTAATATAATCCCTGGAGTATCAGGGGGAACTTTAGCAGTTATGTTAAATGTCTATGATCCTATTACTGAAAAGATAGGAAATTTCTTTTTGGTTGATAGAAAGACTAAATTTTCTTATTTTTGGTATTTACTTATAGTATTAGTAGGAGCAGCGACAGGAATTTTTCTCTTTGCCAATATTATTAAATATTCTATAACGAATTACCCTAAGATAACAGTCTCTGTATTTACTTTACTTATATTACCATCTATTCCTTACATAGTAAAAGGACTGGATTATAAAAAGAAAAAAAATATCTTAGCTTTTTGCTGCGGAGCAGCTCTTATGATAATTTTTATTCTTTTAGGTTTAAAATATGGAGATAAAACTACAGGAGCAGTGACTATACAAATAGCTAAAGGAGTTTGTTTTACAAGGGCTTATCGACTAAAATTGTTCATCTGTGGAATCATTGCTGCAGGAGCTATGATAATACCAGGAATTTCTGGTTCACTATTGCTTATGATGCTAGGAGAATATTATAATGTTGTATATTTAATTTCTTCTTTAGCAAGTTCTTTAAAAGAGAAATCTTTTTCAATATTATTACCTTTAATTACTTTAGCAGTAGGGGTTGGAATAGGACTAGTTGCTTTTTCAAAAGCTATAAATTATTTATTAAAAAATCATAAAGAATTCACTTTGTTTTTTATAGAAGGAATAATAACTTTCTCTATAGTTCAAATGTGGTTAAGTATCTAA
- a CDS encoding alanine racemase, whose translation MNTSFFVSLDKKALYHNIEYLREYKQKELLPVIKANAYGHDILLIAKALYDYDIKVWAVARYSEAVSICEYFKTLSIDDFKILIFESLIDDYSLLEKYPQICPTLNSIKDLKNALANNISIDRLSLKIDFGFGRNGIKYEEVDELKNLIKYNSLKFLSIFSHLFSASYTDGLEVIKKFTDLVNKLGRNNFEMIHLQNAAGIYNYDVDIVTHIRTGMLTYGLQEAGFYDLDMKPVFTGLIGYVDSVRYVNELDYVAYQELSSIDLGTKKIAKIKIGYGDGFSKANNKTTCLIKKKEYVISQVTMDNTFIEVDDRVNVGDEVHLYHRPNEIKTKTGFSMLELLIAISPLRVKRIFKGEEN comes from the coding sequence ATGAATACTTCTTTTTTTGTTTCACTAGATAAAAAGGCATTATATCACAATATTGAATATTTAAGGGAATACAAGCAAAAGGAATTATTACCAGTTATAAAGGCTAATGCCTATGGTCATGATATACTTTTGATTGCAAAGGCACTTTATGATTATGATATAAAAGTTTGGGCGGTAGCTAGATATTCGGAAGCTGTAAGTATATGTGAATATTTTAAGACTCTTTCTATAGATGATTTTAAAATATTAATTTTTGAATCATTAATAGATGATTACTCTCTTCTTGAAAAATATCCACAAATTTGTCCAACTCTTAATAGTATTAAAGACTTAAAAAATGCTTTAGCTAACAATATATCAATAGATAGATTATCATTGAAAATTGATTTTGGTTTTGGTAGAAATGGAATAAAATATGAAGAAGTTGATGAACTTAAAAATTTAATTAAATACAATAGCTTAAAGTTTTTAAGTATTTTTTCACATCTATTTTCGGCATCATATACTGATGGTTTAGAAGTTATCAAAAAATTCACAGACCTAGTGAATAAACTAGGTAGAAACAATTTTGAGATGATACATCTTCAAAATGCAGCAGGAATTTATAATTATGATGTGGATATAGTTACACATATAAGAACAGGAATGTTAACTTATGGTCTTCAAGAAGCAGGATTCTATGATTTAGATATGAAACCAGTTTTTACAGGGCTTATTGGTTATGTTGATTCTGTAAGATATGTAAATGAACTAGACTATGTTGCCTATCAAGAGCTATCTTCAATAGACCTAGGAACTAAAAAAATTGCAAAAATAAAAATAGGTTATGGTGATGGTTTTTCAAAAGCTAACAATAAAACTACTTGTCTTATAAAGAAAAAAGAATATGTTATTTCACAAGTTACTATGGATAATACTTTTATCGAAGTTGACGATAGAGTCAATGTTGGAGATGAAGTACATTTATATCATAGACCTAATGAAATAAAAACAAAGACAGGTTTTAGTATGCTTGAACTTTTAATAGCTATATCACCTCTGAGAGTAAAAAGAATTTTTAAAGGAGAAGAAAACTAG
- the metK gene encoding methionine adenosyltransferase yields MKKFTYFTSEFVSPGHPDKVSDQISDAILDACLADDPNSRVACEVFCTTGLVVVGGEITTTTYIDVQEIVRKKINEIGYRPGMGFDSDCGTLSCIHSQSPDIAMGVDVGGAGDQGIMFGGAVKETEELMPLALVLSREILVRLTKMMKAGEIAWARPDQKSQVTLAYDENGNIDHVDSIVVSVQHDEEVSHAEIEKTVIEKVVNPVLEKYKLNTENIKYYINPTGRFVIGGPHGDTGLTGRKIIVDTYGGYFRHGGGAFSGKDPSKVDRSAAYAARWVAKNVVAAGFADKCEIQLSYAIGVDKPVSIKVDTFGTAKVDEDKISEAISKVFDLSPRGIEKTLELREGKFKYQDLAAFGHIGRTDIDTPWERLNKIKELKKAINL; encoded by the coding sequence ATGAAAAAATTTACATATTTTACATCTGAATTTGTATCACCTGGACACCCAGACAAAGTTTCAGATCAAATATCAGACGCTATTTTAGATGCTTGTTTAGCAGATGACCCTAACTCAAGAGTTGCCTGTGAAGTATTCTGTACTACAGGTTTAGTTGTAGTTGGAGGAGAAATAACTACTACAACATATATTGATGTTCAAGAAATTGTTAGAAAGAAAATTAATGAAATCGGTTATAGACCAGGTATGGGATTTGACTCTGACTGTGGAACTTTAAGTTGTATACACTCTCAATCACCTGATATTGCTATGGGAGTTGATGTAGGTGGAGCTGGAGACCAAGGAATAATGTTTGGTGGAGCTGTTAAAGAAACTGAAGAGCTTATGCCTTTAGCACTTGTTCTATCAAGAGAAATCTTAGTAAGACTTACTAAAATGATGAAAGCTGGAGAAATTGCATGGGCAAGACCTGACCAAAAATCACAAGTTACTTTAGCTTATGATGAAAATGGAAACATTGACCACGTTGATTCTATCGTTGTTTCAGTTCAACATGATGAAGAAGTTTCTCATGCTGAGATAGAAAAAACTGTTATAGAAAAAGTTGTAAACCCTGTTTTAGAAAAATATAAATTAAATACTGAAAATATCAAATACTATATCAATCCAACAGGAAGATTTGTTATCGGAGGACCTCATGGAGATACAGGTCTTACTGGAAGAAAAATTATAGTTGATACTTATGGTGGATACTTTAGACATGGTGGAGGAGCTTTCTCTGGTAAAGACCCTTCAAAAGTTGACAGATCAGCTGCTTATGCTGCTAGATGGGTTGCTAAAAACGTTGTTGCAGCAGGTTTTGCAGATAAATGTGAAATTCAATTATCTTATGCAATAGGAGTTGATAAACCTGTTTCTATAAAAGTTGATACTTTTGGAACTGCAAAAGTTGATGAAGATAAAATTTCTGAAGCAATATCAAAAGTATTTGACCTATCTCCAAGAGGAATAGAAAAAACTCTTGAATTAAGAGAGGGTAAATTCAAATATCAAGATTTAGCTGCTTTTGGACATATAGGAAGAACTGATATAGATACTCCTTGGGAAAGACTAAATAAGATTAAAGAATTGAAAAAAGCTATTAACTTATAG
- a CDS encoding esterase/lipase family protein: MNYRIALIHGFFRNYKDMEELENNLMNMGYTVDNLNFPLTFPSIDMSIDILKKYLLSLKEKKINKQNEIVLIGFGFGGVLIRETLKLEEVSGIVDKVILLSSPINDSTLHRRLKRTFPFIDLIFKPLAIYSKTRRDRRRFDKDIEVGLIIGRESSGFFGKWLGDYNDGYIEMKDVAFPAAKDKILIPITHNELNKRIGTARYIHNFIAKGKFRLE, encoded by the coding sequence ATGAATTATAGAATAGCACTAATACATGGATTTTTTAGAAATTATAAAGACATGGAAGAGTTAGAAAATAACCTTATGAATATGGGTTACACAGTGGATAATTTAAATTTCCCTTTAACTTTTCCTTCTATTGATATGTCAATAGATATCTTAAAAAAGTATCTTTTATCTTTAAAAGAGAAAAAAATTAATAAACAAAATGAAATCGTATTAATAGGCTTTGGTTTTGGTGGTGTCTTAATAAGAGAAACTTTAAAATTGGAAGAAGTAAGTGGAATAGTGGATAAGGTAATCTTATTATCTTCTCCAATTAACGATTCTACTTTACATAGAAGATTAAAAAGAACTTTTCCTTTTATTGACTTAATCTTTAAGCCACTTGCTATCTACTCTAAAACAAGAAGAGATAGAAGACGTTTTGACAAGGATATAGAAGTTGGACTTATAATAGGGAGAGAAAGTTCAGGGTTCTTTGGTAAATGGCTAGGTGACTACAATGATGGATATATAGAAATGAAAGATGTTGCTTTTCCAGCTGCTAAGGATAAGATACTAATTCCTATCACTCACAATGAACTAAATAAGAGAATAGGAACTGCAAGATACATACATAATTTTATTGCAAAGGGGAAATTTAGATTAGAATAG
- a CDS encoding toxin-antitoxin system YwqK family antitoxin, which produces MKKILVLLIFLFVSILTYSDSAFSYSKSVNIDFDIGIMMGLTKVEKNNNQRYKKFLNYIDENLAKKNEVKYSHKLNIDKRVVEFFSEKGDILLTEELSKEFLDIIDNSIRVAVNKEEIKKTIKNIYEDPYTYVSISKYKENLILFIEENMVNRGKIKNTISVVLKRELTDDEKNDLIYLKDNNSDEFFKKYRTYLESETTKTYINDRLEFFQEIRGLTEITILYKNEISKVVIEYTDDSRINSVYKAYRNDRLLTETFFKNKDIVLEKEYYYNEKLAREIPMKDGLIHGEVKDYYENGKIRAIAPFVNGNVDGILREYNQAGKVIKETLYKNGNKVKR; this is translated from the coding sequence ATGAAAAAAATTCTAGTACTATTAATATTTTTATTTGTTTCTATCCTTACTTATTCAGATTCAGCTTTTTCTTATTCAAAGTCTGTAAATATAGATTTTGATATAGGGATTATGATGGGATTGACTAAAGTAGAAAAAAATAATAACCAAAGATATAAAAAGTTTTTAAATTATATTGATGAAAATTTAGCTAAAAAAAATGAAGTTAAGTATTCACATAAATTGAATATAGATAAGAGAGTAGTAGAATTTTTTTCTGAAAAGGGAGATATTTTACTTACAGAAGAACTTTCAAAGGAATTTTTAGATATTATAGATAACTCTATAAGAGTTGCTGTAAATAAAGAAGAAATAAAAAAAACAATTAAAAATATCTATGAAGACCCATACACTTATGTAAGTATAAGTAAATATAAGGAAAATTTAATCTTATTTATAGAAGAAAATATGGTAAATAGAGGTAAAATAAAAAATACTATCTCAGTTGTTCTAAAAAGAGAATTAACAGATGATGAAAAAAATGACTTAATTTATTTGAAAGACAATAATAGTGATGAATTTTTTAAAAAATATAGAACTTATTTAGAAAGTGAAACCACAAAAACTTATATAAATGATAGGTTAGAATTTTTTCAAGAAATTAGAGGCTTAACTGAAATAACTATTTTATATAAAAATGAGATTTCAAAAGTAGTTATAGAGTATACTGATGATAGTCGTATAAATTCAGTATATAAAGCATACAGAAATGATAGATTACTGACTGAAACATTCTTTAAAAATAAAGATATAGTTTTAGAAAAAGAGTATTACTATAATGAAAAATTAGCAAGAGAAATTCCTATGAAAGATGGTTTAATTCATGGTGAAGTAAAAGATTACTATGAGAATGGAAAAATAAGAGCAATCGCCCCCTTTGTAAATGGTAATGTTGATGGTATTCTAAGAGAATATAATCAAGCAGGGAAAGTTATTAAAGAAACTTTGTATAAAAATGGAAATAAAGTAAAAAGATAA
- a CDS encoding AAA family ATPase produces MLIKKVSLENYRSHSSKVIEFSKGVNLILGKNGKGKTSILEAISSVMFNINDRTGRERGKNYIKYGQQNAKVEIEFTANDDKDYILITTFSQKKPKKTKNHR; encoded by the coding sequence ATGCTAATTAAAAAAGTAAGTTTAGAAAATTACCGTTCTCATTCTAGTAAAGTAATAGAGTTTAGTAAGGGAGTTAATTTAATTTTAGGTAAAAATGGAAAAGGAAAAACTTCTATACTTGAAGCTATAAGTTCAGTGATGTTTAATATAAATGATAGAACAGGTAGAGAAAGAGGGAAAAACTATATAAAATACGGTCAACAAAATGCTAAAGTTGAAATAGAATTTACTGCCAATGATGACAAAGACTATATTTTAATAACAACTTTCAGCCAAAAAAAACCTAAGAAAACAAAAAATCATAGATAA
- a CDS encoding exonuclease SbcCD subunit D, with protein MKIVHCSDLHLGKKVSGNREYMKKRYEDFFSSFENFIDKVEEINPDVCIIAGDLFDKREINPDILSKTENLFKRLRANVKKEIIAIEGNHDNSRFLEESWLEYLQKKGFLNVFYYTKNFEEENYLKIEDINFYPIGYPGFMIDEALTKISKKLNPTEKNIVIVHTGISGGENTLPGLVSTSILDLFKDKAIYVAGGHIHSFSTYPKEKPFFFVPGSLEFSNAQNENSDRKGFFLFDTDTLAYSFIETKHRTRIQKSFSYTDLLNIETEFENFVIDLNLTGEEILVVSMGVKNNDYINTEKLENIAENNGALKTHILIKNIFNINNKSNENGASLTISEIEKNLIDSWGIFEKDDFSNNFNTLKELFRSDDEDSFIELFDKILEGTENAN; from the coding sequence ATGAAAATAGTACATTGTTCAGATTTACATCTGGGTAAAAAAGTCAGTGGAAATAGAGAATATATGAAAAAAAGATATGAAGATTTTTTTTCTTCCTTTGAAAATTTTATTGATAAAGTTGAAGAAATAAATCCTGATGTCTGTATAATTGCTGGTGATCTTTTTGATAAAAGAGAAATAAATCCTGACATACTTTCAAAAACTGAAAACTTATTTAAAAGATTAAGAGCCAATGTAAAGAAAGAAATAATAGCGATTGAAGGAAATCATGATAATTCAAGATTTTTAGAAGAATCCTGGTTAGAATACCTACAAAAAAAAGGCTTCTTAAATGTTTTTTATTATACCAAAAACTTTGAAGAAGAAAATTATCTAAAAATAGAAGATATAAATTTTTATCCAATTGGATATCCTGGCTTTATGATAGATGAAGCCTTAACAAAAATTTCTAAAAAATTAAATCCTACTGAAAAGAATATAGTTATAGTTCATACAGGAATTTCAGGTGGAGAAAATACTCTTCCTGGGCTAGTATCAACTTCTATACTAGATTTATTTAAAGATAAGGCTATATATGTTGCTGGAGGGCATATACATTCTTTTTCTACTTATCCAAAGGAAAAGCCTTTCTTTTTTGTGCCAGGTTCTTTGGAATTTTCTAATGCTCAAAATGAAAATTCAGATAGAAAAGGCTTTTTTCTATTTGATACTGATACTTTAGCTTACAGTTTTATTGAAACTAAACATAGAACAAGGATACAAAAAAGTTTTTCATACACTGATTTGTTAAATATAGAAACTGAGTTTGAAAATTTTGTTATAGATTTAAATTTAACAGGTGAAGAAATTTTAGTTGTTTCTATGGGAGTAAAAAACAATGACTATATAAATACTGAAAAATTAGAAAATATTGCTGAAAATAATGGTGCTTTAAAAACCCATATACTTATTAAAAATATTTTTAATATAAATAATAAAAGTAATGAAAACGGTGCTAGTTTAACCATATCTGAAATAGAGAAAAACTTAATTGATAGTTGGGGAATTTTTGAAAAAGATGACTTTTCAAATAATTTCAACACTTTAAAAGAGTTATTTCGTAGTGATGATGAGGATTCTTTTATAGAATTATTTGATAAAATTTTGGAGGGAACAGAAAATGCTAATTAA
- a CDS encoding epoxyqueuosine reductase QueH: MKVNYDLKMEEILKEITESGKKKRLLIHSCCGPCSSSVLEYLKEFFQIDIYFYNPNITFDYEYLARMDEQKEMLEKLDYDMNVIEGVYNPKEDFFEKIKGLENEKEGGQRCYSCYDIRIGETAKKAKEEGYDFFSTVLSISPMKNVNYINEIGEKYSKEYDIPFLFADFKKKNRYLRSVQISKELNMYRQEYCGCVFSKVEKEQRDREKAEKEKQEETKND, translated from the coding sequence ATGAAAGTAAATTATGATTTAAAGATGGAAGAAATTTTAAAGGAAATCACTGAGAGTGGAAAGAAAAAAAGATTACTTATTCATTCTTGTTGTGGTCCTTGCAGTTCATCTGTTTTAGAATATCTAAAAGAATTTTTTCAAATAGATATTTATTTCTATAATCCAAATATAACTTTTGACTATGAATATTTGGCTAGAATGGATGAACAAAAAGAAATGTTGGAGAAATTAGACTATGATATGAATGTCATAGAAGGGGTCTATAATCCAAAGGAAGATTTTTTTGAAAAAATAAAAGGTCTTGAAAATGAAAAAGAAGGTGGACAGAGATGTTATTCTTGTTATGATATAAGAATAGGAGAAACAGCTAAAAAAGCTAAAGAAGAAGGCTATGATTTTTTTAGTACTGTTTTAAGTATAAGTCCTATGAAAAATGTAAACTATATAAATGAGATAGGTGAAAAATATTCTAAGGAATATGATATCCCATTTTTGTTTGCAGATTTTAAAAAGAAAAATAGATATTTAAGGTCAGTACAAATTTCTAAGGAATTAAATATGTATAGACAAGAGTACTGTGGTTGTGTGTTCTCTAAAGTAGAAAAAGAGCAAAGAGACAGAGAAAAAGCAGAAAAAGAAAAACAGGAGGAAACAAAAAATGACTAG
- a CDS encoding glutaredoxin domain-containing protein, with amino-acid sequence MPKVYGSMLCPDCVEAKEYFEKVNYRYEFVNITESMKNLKEFLALRENRKEFEEIKKLGYVGIPAILTDDNKIILGDEVLQVK; translated from the coding sequence ATGCCAAAAGTATATGGATCTATGCTTTGTCCTGATTGTGTTGAAGCAAAAGAATATTTTGAAAAAGTTAATTACAGATATGAATTTGTAAATATCACTGAAAGTATGAAAAATTTAAAAGAATTTTTAGCTTTAAGAGAAAATAGAAAGGAATTTGAAGAAATAAAAAAACTTGGTTATGTTGGAATTCCTGCTATATTAACTGATGATAATAAAATTATCCTTGGTGATGAAGTTCTTCAAGTAAAATAA
- the lgt gene encoding prolipoprotein diacylglyceryl transferase yields the protein MNPVFLKLGPIELHYYGLMYAIAFYVGITLGKKIAKERNFDVELVENYAFVAIISGLIGGRLYYVLFNLPYYLRNPLEIPAVWHGGMAIHGGIIGGIVGTFIYAKIKKVNPLTLGDFAAGPFILGQAIGRIGNFMNGEVHGVPTFTPFSVIFNLKPKFYEWYSYYQNLDLIEKSKYKELVPWGVVFPESSPAGSEFPNLALHPAMLYEMVLNLIGFFIIWFILRKKENKAPGYMWWWYIIIYSINRIIISFFRVEDLMFFNFRAPHVISFILIAISIFFLKKGNKKIL from the coding sequence ATGAATCCAGTATTTTTAAAATTAGGTCCTATAGAGCTTCATTATTATGGACTTATGTATGCAATAGCATTTTACGTTGGTATAACTCTTGGTAAGAAAATAGCAAAAGAAAGAAATTTTGATGTTGAATTAGTTGAGAATTATGCTTTTGTTGCTATTATTTCAGGTTTAATAGGAGGAAGACTTTACTATGTACTTTTCAATCTTCCTTATTATTTAAGAAATCCTCTTGAAATTCCTGCTGTTTGGCATGGTGGAATGGCCATACATGGAGGAATAATCGGTGGAATAGTTGGTACTTTTATCTATGCAAAGATTAAAAAAGTTAATCCATTGACATTGGGAGATTTTGCAGCGGGACCATTTATACTAGGGCAAGCAATTGGTAGAATAGGTAATTTTATGAATGGAGAAGTTCATGGAGTTCCAACTTTCACACCATTTTCTGTAATATTTAATTTAAAACCTAAATTCTATGAATGGTATTCATATTATCAAAATTTAGATTTAATAGAAAAATCAAAATATAAGGAGCTTGTTCCTTGGGGAGTTGTATTCCCAGAAAGCTCACCAGCAGGAAGTGAATTTCCTAATTTAGCATTACACCCTGCTATGCTTTATGAAATGGTTCTAAACCTTATAGGTTTTTTCATAATTTGGTTTATTCTAAGAAAGAAAGAAAATAAGGCTCCTGGTTATATGTGGTGGTGGTATATCATAATCTATTCAATAAATAGAATAATAATAAGTTTCTTTAGAGTTGAAGACTTGATGTTCTTTAATTTTAGAGCACCTCATGTAATAAGTTTTATTTTAATTGCTATTTCAATTTTCTTTTTGAAAAAAGGAAATAAAAAAATATTATAA